The segment tTAGATTGGTTAGAACATCGAAACTTTAAGAGAATACAATCAGGTTAACAACAGTTCGGTGTTCTTAAGTCCAATTGTCTTGAGGTTTGAAGAATACTAGATAGATGTCGGGGAGTCGATGTTGGCTTATTAAGTGGACCCATTAGAAGAAAATAGGTGCTTCCAAACGGTTTAGAGCCCGACCGATATAATGGCCGGCCAATATATCAGGCCAATATTGAAGTCAGTGTCATACTCGAATAtccaccaaaaaaagaaaaacaggctgatttttttttcatgcgcAACTTATCAAGAAAATGGTACGAgattttttatggtaatttttcaTTGTCCAGTCCTTAGAAATGAAGCCACCAGCTAAGTCTGACCATGGTGGAGAGATCAGCAGAGGTGATTCAAATGAAGTCAAAGCGTATTTGTTGTCAGTACACACCTACTTGTCAAATCACAATTGGTgcatcaatattcaaaataaatgctGAGCTCACAAACCTACAATTTctatcaaaaaaattaaatagaatacAATAGATCATACGTTTTGGTTTAATGAATGTTCACTTGCGTGGGTAAGAGATCCATGAATCATTCGGTTAAAACCGTACTATCCAGTTAGGGGCATAGTTAAGGGAGTGGATTTCACTAGGTAAGGAGAGAGGAAGTTCGGTATGCGGTGCCAATACATTCGAAACTATTTACATTGGAAATCTAGCTTGTGAGTCGAAATTTGTCAGCATTTGTTGGACAATTTTTTGGACACATTCTTTAAATTCCTTCTCCATACTTAAAATACTAGTTGCATCCCTGTATCCAAAAAAAGGAGAGGAGGAACAGCAGGTTGGATTGACAGCATGTTTGATAACAGACTTGCAATTTCGACAAGGGGTGAAGAAGAGTCAGCAGATAATATTAATAAGGAACTAGAAAGGTACCTGAGTGAGGATGTcattgaaaggaaaaaaagcttCCTTTAGAGTGATGGTGAAGTAACAGCATTCGTTTCAAAGACAACACAACCTACTTGGAAGCATCTCTGCTGTCTACCCTCTTTTGACCGAAGGAAAAGAGATTTTAGAATAGTTGGGAAAATTTATGATAGCAAACGAAGGGGTTTGAAAggcaaaaatgttgaaaaattgtgCTTTGAACttgcattttttgttttgtttttgtgggtGTGCGTCGCAATGGCTCAATGGAATttgaaaagtattattttatcaaatgtATTGGACTCAGACAGTTTCATTgaattgtttggcatcattctATTAGGCAAAATTCAGAAAGTCGAAGTCCTATTTCCTGTTAGCGGAATAAAGCCATATTTCATACTAGGGGCCTTTATTTTCAGAAATCCTCTACAACAGGTGGAACAAACCACGCGCCCCAAGCGTTGtggaacagcaaaaaaaaaacatggcagATATGTGCCAGCAAAAAAGGCTCGAAAAGGccaatttttcctatttttgatATCTATTAGCCTCATTACCTTGAGTAGACTTACATCCATAACTAAAAGTTAATGGCTTTTATACTTTCACTGCATATTAAAATtgtgtttaaaatataaattggaCTCCAACCATACAGTTGTCGGAGGTAACACCAAACAGTACCTACATAATTTTTTCGACTAATTCAGCTTGCACAAACAGGAACCAATTTTATATTCAATATTATCGGCTATGGTACAAACACTAACGATTGATCTTTCAGTTCATATCAAGAAAAAGGTGGATAAGCCTCCTTAGAATAGTTTTAAGCCTTGTACCCCAGATAATACTAACCAGAAGATAGTTGACCAAGCAGTTACTGACCAAGCAGCAAACTGATCACGCAGTTACTATTCACAGTAATTGAGCCATACGTAAATATACTTCCCGTAAGGTTCATCCAGCCCATCATATTTTCGTCTTCTATAACAAGAACTATAATTCGCTTTAatgctttttaactttttcaatgTAAGCTACCAATATCATTTCCTAAAATCCAATAATTATACCATGCATaccagatattaaaaaaaataaacagaaggaAAAAGGGAAGGTTACTTACCCTTGGGATGAAGGAATCGACACCAATGGCAAGTATGCATGGAATGATTGTGTAACTGTTTACGattctttttgcaaaaaaaaaggccTTCCAGACAACAATCAACTGGTTAGCCGTCCCCATGGCTAATATTAACTGATGAGGTGTCCCATTATAGTTAAATAATCCACAGTATATAAAATGACACTGTTGGTGGGGGCGGCTGAATTGGAGAGATGCCATACAATGTAAACAGGATACGAATGATAATCCACATAGTTCTAAAATTGCAAACCTCGTCATTAGGAAGTAGGGCGGTCCTGAAATATAAAATGGTCagaattaatttgcaaaaaatctaaatcacctatgttttcaaaaatctaaatcacCTATGTTTTTGAGCTATGTGGCTTATCCCTggtgatgtatatatatatatatatatatatatatatatatatatatatatatatatatatatatatatatatatatatatatatatatatatatatatcaccaGGGATAAGCCACATAGCTCAAAAATCCTTAATCTTGTCAGAAGCAAGGAAGCCAGTAGGACCCTCCTGAAATATAAAACGGTCagaattaatttgcaaaaaatctaaatcacttttgttttcaaaattattggaAGGAGATGCAGGTAGCGGGTGTTTAGTATTaacgaataataataataaaataacaccAGCAATACAGATGGATTTTCAGAAACGGCTCTATGGTACCCTGTCAAATAAGGAtatttaaagaattgtgactttacttcaaaaaatatataaatataaacagtCAAAACTATCAATACTATTTGTCAACTCCTATGCTCATAGACAAAATATTTCAAGTCTAGTACGCTAGTCAATTAGTATTAAATACTGACTTTGAAGTACTTCTGAAGCGGGAAGTAGACTGTACAAACAATTAGTTGTCCAACTATTCATGTCTTTTTATggatggaaaataaaataaaaccgtGCTGAAAACTCAACACGGTCAACAGAGCACAAACTGATGAATTATTCAAGACATCAGTGAGTTTAACATTATCATGGCTGCAGCACATATATCGTTAATTGAACTTTCGTTTTTAATTCATATCTATCCTTGTTGTTGCAATTCTTCTAGACGCAAAtgtctttttcttcattttcgttagtGACTCGTTCTTATTCCCGCTGTCAtttatcttctaaccacatatttcttttttgttcaattttgacAATTTCAGACATCTTTTCTATGCCCTTTGCTTTAACCCTTGATTCAGCACAATGGATTGATCCTCTGCTTGGCAATTATGGGTCCAGAGCTGAATCTCCGCCATAGCAAGGTTGTACAACCAGCTTGCTaattgtccctgtaaaaaaagacccagcaactgaaacatTGATTTGACGCCCTATTCACCAGAAACGGTCTAAAGAATTAATATCCTTTTTTATCCTTTGGCGCTCAAATATGTCAagtctcatttgatggtccaggCTGCTAATTTTCACCCATCGCGAATTTACGGTGCTTGTCTTGTGCTTTCAGTCTAACCACGTTTGTTAGTTCAAATGcttcgaaaatttttttcttattccaaCCAATCATCATTTATAAAAGTTGTAACTTTTTTCCTTCCTCTAAGGTATACGTTGAGAGACTGATAAGCCAAAATGGGAGGTGAAGCCGCCttgtctaaaaaatgaaatacttcATCTTCCAATGCAAAATGTTAATAGTCTGTTAAAATATGACGCAGAAGTGGCTAGGTCAacttaaatagaaaatatatagtGTAAAGTTAATTTTTCGTTAATTTGTTTCAGGAAATAGCCCAATTCAACACTTACAGCAAACATGAGGCACCAACAAGAAGGAACCAAGACAAGCCACACAATGTGCCAAAGTAGGATAAAaacaaataccaaaaacaaaaagattttaCAAATAACGTCAAGTCAGTCTAATCTAGTCAAACTTGCCAGATAAAGATATtccacaattattttttttttttttttacatggttcaattttaatattattgtgTTGTATTAAGAATAAACTAATGTGCTATAGGTAGAATTTAAATACTATTGAAATTTAATACAATTGCTCTTCATAGATAAGAGCAAAACTTGTTGAGGAATATTCTTAACAATTTAAAGTTACTATAATAAATACTGGACACGAACCGAAGGAGGTAGCCAAACTCAAAGGAATTATTAGAGGTGATGATCTCACTTCATTGTACTCGTTCCAGTTGACAGCCAAATTTCACTTCACCCCATCAATGGTTTGTCTTCAGGTGGGATGTTCACTTCAATGTGACACTAGGatggagaaaatattttcttctgcaAACAAAACTAGGCTTTTGTTGTTCCAGGAAGAAAAACCAAAGCTTTTTCCTTGagtattgaaaaaaactgataatcTTTATCCTATTTTAGATAAGGGTAAAGATAGGATAAAGATTTGGATAAAAACCAAAGCTTTTTCCTTGagtattgaaaaaaactgataatcTTTATCCTATTTTAGATAAGGGTGGCCTCATTCTGATGAGTCATATGGAGCCCATTTCaaggatttatatatatatatatatatatatatatatatatatatatatatatatatatatatatatatatatatatatatatatatatatatatatataaataagttgtctgtctgtggatctgtcaggtgacgtcatgtttctgtgtcgactgacgtcatgttttcgactgacgaaattacagaccgggacatcgggacacaaatgacgaccgggacatagggaatataaatgacgaccgggacactcaaagagaaagcgaccgggacacaaggaatgttcgattagcaatcaccatcaacaaagcaccgggacacaaatgacgaccgggacacagggaatataaatgacaacgactgacgtcatgtttgtcaactgatgaaattacataccgggacaccgggacacaaatgacgaccgggacacagggaatataaatgacgaccgggaacctcaaagagaaattacagactgggacacccggacacaaatcacgaccaggacacagggaatataaatgacgaccgggacacagggacacaactacaacggggacgccgggggcacaggcgggatatataaatgacgaccgggacacagggattgttcgaatagaaattacagaccgggacaccgggacacaaatgacgaccgggacacagggaatataaatgacgaccgggaatctcaaagagaaattacagactgggacacccggacacaaatcacgaccaggacacagggaatataaatgacgaccgggacatagggacacaactacaacggggacgccgggggcacaggcgggatatataaatgacgaccgggacacagggattgttcgaatagaaattacagaccgggacaccgggacacaaattacgaccgggacacagggtatataaatgacgaccgggacactcaaagagatattacaaactgggacaccgggacacaaatgacgaccgggatacagggaatataaatgacgaccacgacacagggacacatcattagaataatgaggtatagatctgaatacggattgtttttcccatggacaattatacgttgcatgttcaagagtcagtaaacctgacaatctatttatatgcacagaaaatgggacagcgaagaatgttgtatgttcgcacgttttacgtagttaaaaacatatatatatatatatatatatatatatatatatatatatatatatatatatatatatatatatatatatatatatatatctatctattcaaaggtgggacacaaggacacaactacaatggcgcgtaactaatatggcgcgtaacgacttacccgcgcgggggggcttggggggcgcgaagcgtcccccccccaagcccccccgcgcgcgtaagtcgttacacgccatattagttacgcgccattgtagttgtgtccctatgtcccacctgtgaatatagatatatatatatatatatatatatatatatatatatatatatatatatatatatatatatatatatatatatatatatatgtttttaactacgtaaaacttgcgaatatacaacattctttgctgtcccattgtctgtgcatataaatagattgtcaggtttaccgactcttgaacatgcaacatataatggtccatgggaaaacaatccgtattcagatctatagctcatgattctaatgattgcccttgagctttgttgatggtgattgctaatcgaccattccctgagtcgccatcgtcatttatatatccccctgtgcaccccggcgtcccctttgtagttatgtccctgtgtcccggtcgtcatttatattccctgtgtcccggtcgtcatttgtgtcccggtgttccagtctgtgatttctctttgagtgtcccgggcgtcatttataatccttgtgtcccggtcgtcatttatatccccctgtgccccccggcgtccccattgtagttgtgtccctgtgtcccggtcgttatttatattccctgtgtcccggtcgtcatttgtatcccggtgtcccggtctgtatatacattcgttttttagttttgtttttctcctttatttttttccttttttcttttttttcttttttagtttatttagatttttagatttttttattagtttttagtttttttgagtttttaccatttttttagtttttttttttacttatgtcctggtcgtcatttatactccctgtgtcccggtcgtcatttgtgtctcggtgctttgttgattgctaatttatattatatttatatttatattctttatatttattaatatttttttagttttctttttctcttatttttcagttttttcctttttttagttttttcttttttagtttttagtttttttttagttttttacctttttttagttttttagcttttttagtttttttattagtttttttttagtttttgcctttttttagttttttcagtttttttagtttttagttttttaccttttttttagttttttttttagttttttagcttttttagttttttttctttttagttttttttgtagtttttaccttttttagttttttttcttcttttgtattagtgtgaaataattcagacgtcatatgcggacaaacacgacgtcactcgacagacagacagacagacataacccacaaacaacttatttttatatatatttattcatatttttttagttttctttttctcttttatttttcagttttttcctttttttagtttttttcttttttagtttgtagttttttttagttttttacctttttttagttttttttagttttttagcttttttagtttttttattagtttttattttttttgtagtttttgcctttttttatttttttcagtttttttttagttattagatttttacctttttttagttttttttagttttttagcttttttagttttttttttctttttagttttttttgtattttttaccttttttagttttttttcttcttttgtattagtgtgaaataattcagacgtcatatgcgaacaaacatgacgtcacctgatccacacacagacaacttatttttatatatatagatatatatatatatatatatatatatatatatatacatatatatatatatatatatatatatatatatatatatatatatatatatatatatatatatggacaaattgctttaatactacagttaacttgagatgttacagcatggatatgatttttgagttattggaatttgttttatacaatacttatataaaatttgggggtgatttgtacaagcaaattgtgggaattcccatgggggggaatgccaggccatttatagctgacttgtttttaagtcacctagaatataaatatatgatggataagaataatccaattaatttaaaacatgctttgtcaaataataaaagatatttagataatattttggtcttaaattgtaaggatttcattgatatttctaaaaatatatatccatcagagcttattcttgagcctagtcatggcgctggtcatgaagatcatttcttagatttaaatattaatatttgtgataataataaattaagttttaaaatgtataataaaacggatgattttgaagtgattagtttcccattccctgaaagtaatatacactcaaatatcacatattcagcgtttttctcacagttacttcgttatgcaaggatttgtagtaattatattgattttaaaaatagatgtaaaatcttaagccaaaaattgatatcaagaggtttttctgcaaataaattaacttggcaatttaaaaaatttagttttcattataacgaacttttaaataaatatcaaaataattatctagaaatacttaaagaaattttcaactaaatccGGAGGTctgagaaatgttgtcgcagcgccatatgttttgaattgtttctaattgagcggattttcttaaaaattagccacatggtaaagatgaattctataattgtttagttcactcagttttttgcaatgtgttaatatttgtgatttggtaaaatttataatatttagtttacttattgttgctaaagggagggatatattaacaggataaacttgttttggttttatttggttgttttacattgctggtgtttgtttctttcataggcatgtattttgggggtgatacctgacgcggggatgccatggatattctgtggtagccacaacactgtgctgggtagagaatttagagtggcgaaaccctatataggccagtgtattctcctgatgagcccttatgttgggtgttgcctctgaattatttgtctatattatttttctattgtttggtaaatgacaacttatacttattgacgacatgactgcctgtccatggattattctttatggttgattgtgtgtggctatgctgtttgacctatgtgattgtatggatgagtagggttaaggcctcattcaagtgctggtctatattaatcactaatttaggaaaacagtcttccttttctccttctgtctctctctcttttttttttgtgtgtgtttgtgctgttgcattggtgatttctcttttcatgatatatatgtCAGAGCTTAAAATATTGCCTTGGAAgctgttttaaagttttcattCCTACTGTTTGTGTAGCATATTCTAAGGCTTGTGAAAGTGCATTAACACCAGTCTACACCTGTTGTAATTTTGggaagcaataaatctttcCACAATTTTTAATTGAGTCTGATTGTCTTATGCTCTAGGCTGCCCCTTCTCCTAGAAAACTTTTTGcaaggaaaattttttgaaCAGGGTGTTAGGGTGCTCTATCTTTGAACAGGGTATTATTGCTCTATCTTGTCTATTATAAGTGCTTTTAAGTTTGTGTGGCCAAACCATTTAGAGCAAAGTTGGCAGTCTAGACGTAACTTTTAGAGcttcaataatattttcaaaaaacgaCAGAAAGTTGAAAGCTAGCATGTCATTTCCcagatttcttagaaaaacagttaatttttttcaattttagccTGATATAgagatattaagttttaatgaaggCCAGATTTGAATATATTGTTGCTGTGCTAGCTGCAATATCTGATAGTTCTGACAATGAGTCAACACATTAAGCAAAAATGACTACTGGAAAAAATCAACTCGGCCTCTTTTGTCTCAACTTTgcatataatagaaaaaattgttagTCATTGTAAATTATTTGTCAGAACAACTTTGAACAGAAAGTTGGCTAATTTATAAGGCACCTACACTGATGTGCAGGATATGCAAGATACTCCAAAAGCTGAGAAATGATTACAAATAAAACTTCAGCAAAAACATAACCAAATTCTTGGCTTTACATGatatccaacaatcaaagtctcCAAGATCGAATTCACTGCTCAGAACAAGAGAAGTCAAGCCATTTCTACTCATCCcaaagattttttcaaattccatAACTAGTCCAGGCACCAGGTCTGGAAGAtgtgacaccccccccccacccaaaaggCACACTAGGTTGAAAAGTGGATTTCCCAtcaaatatgctgaaattaTGAATATGCTGGGAACAGTAATCAGAAAATGGGTGCTTAAGGTAGAATTGCTGCCTAATACAATCAAACGCTTTCCCTTCAGTAACAAGTGTTATTATCAGGTTCAgtagttcaaaaaatgaaatctaGCTGAAATTGAACATGCTCACAATGAAAtgattccccctcccaaaaaaaaaacttcaaattggACACGCTTACTGGTTAAGGACAGATACATATCCAATATATTGCTTAAATGTATAGAATCAAAAACTATTCTAGTATGGTAATTACAATTCACAAATAATGCTTGAATAAATGACCATAATTCTGCAGCTTGCAGCATTACCATCCtgaaaaacaaacattcaattaaaaatcaagaaagTTCTTAACAAGCATCTCAAAAAAGCTTGTTAAAAGATAGAAGGATTCAGAAGAAGTTTCGTAAAGGGGGTCAAAGAATTTTGGTAAAAGTAGGCTACTATCCAACTGAAAACTTTATGTGAAGCTACATGATACTTGGATTAGTCACATTAAGGATGACTGGCTGAACAAGTGCCGATTATCTTAACAATTAGTTGATTAATGTATATTAAATTTCAGATAAGTCACAATTTCCatttaaacataagaaaaaaagataggaaATGGTGAAGCAGAGAGACTAActtatcatttttgtttgtcACCCCTGTGCTTTGTCTTTTTGTAGTTATTAAATAGCACTGTACATCTAAAACTTCTAGAAATTATATCagataaaaacacaaagtacaccATTCAAACCACATTGTCCATTAACCCTATAAAACAATTTACAGTCTCTTGGCTTGAAATACAGAAGATGAGATGAGTTGTAGTAAGACATTTGAAGATGGTCTTTATTAGTTACACCACAACAGAAGACTTAAATTTGGAAATAGTCAGAACAGTTGATAAGAGTAGGTTGTCAATCTCTGAACTATTAGCATTACATTTTGATGACCCAAATGTCAACAGAAACTTTTTGGAGTGATTGACAGTGAAAAATGTAAATTGACAAATGGCATAATTGGTATCTAGAAGATCTATTTGGTACACAATGCTTCTGAGAAAGGTTAGCACAAGAAAATTGGCAAGAACTTCACAAATTAATTATCAAagtgggtaaaattctagttaattgacttcttgctatcttggaaagggattaggttaggaaaatgaaactttcagggatgggtctacaggctaaaatatgttctgggaaggtattttaaagaacccacctccactccttctccctctagagggccctgaaatttgcctacatgacaggtttatacctattgaaatttttacaaaacaacattttaccttaattttcagttactagttgctt is part of the Artemia franciscana chromosome 12, ASM3288406v1, whole genome shotgun sequence genome and harbors:
- the LOC136033994 gene encoding uncharacterized protein LOC136033994 isoform X1, coding for MTRFAILELCGLSFVSCLHCMASLQFSRPHQQCHFIYCGLFNYNGTPHQLILAMGTANQLIVVWKAFFFAKRIVNSYTIIPCILAIGVDSFIPRDCFLVNLIAANRWIERMLLMLRDGTMNVVPFFPYWDRFLIILIELNRWIERMLLMLRDGRMNAEPILPE